One Candidatus Zixiibacteriota bacterium genomic window carries:
- the fliJ gene encoding flagellar export protein FliJ: MKKFKYRLEPLLRLREHLEKQRQKEHAVAILQVQRQEQHLAEIENARGATMDIQRRYSEVGIAAFRLQMTSRYLLKLKRDSLTGGELLKGLEREAEKRRLRLVEATKQKKIFEKLKERRQEAFYREANSSERKESDEIAGRSYTARARCR; encoded by the coding sequence ATGAAGAAGTTCAAGTATCGGCTGGAGCCGCTTCTGCGTCTCCGGGAACATCTGGAGAAACAGCGTCAAAAAGAGCATGCTGTGGCGATTCTGCAGGTCCAACGACAAGAACAGCATCTGGCTGAGATCGAGAATGCGCGAGGCGCCACCATGGATATTCAGCGACGGTATTCCGAAGTGGGCATTGCGGCATTCCGCCTGCAGATGACCTCCCGATACCTGCTCAAGCTGAAACGGGATTCCCTGACTGGCGGGGAGCTTCTGAAAGGTCTCGAGCGCGAAGCTGAAAAGCGACGCCTCCGCCTGGTCGAGGCCACCAAGCAGAAAAAGATCTTCGAGAAACTGAAAGAGCGGCGACAGGAAGCATTCTATCGGGAAGCGAATTCATCCGAAAGGAAGGAGTCTGACGAAATTGCCGGGCGGTCGTACACGGCCAGAGCAAGATGCAGATAG
- a CDS encoding FliI/YscN family ATPase: MYADRIARASTVKQFGRVSQVVGLVIESIGPAVSIGRLCRIENQEDGSYIKAEVVGFRDNRLLLMPLGPISGITPGAIVTSTGEQLRVPVSSRLIGRVLGGLGQPLDGKGPIASSTTRAVNGRAIAALARQRITQPLRTGIKAIDLLSTVGKGQRMGIFAGSGIGKSVMLGMMARSSSADVNVIALVGERGREVREFIERDLGPKGMERSVVVAVTSDQPALIRIKGALVATTIAEYFRDQGNDVMLLMDSVTRLAMAQREIGLAVGEPPATKGYTPSVFAMLPGLLERAGTSERGSITGLYTVLVEGDDFNEPISDAVRSILDGHVALSRKLAALNQYPAVDCLDSISRLMKDVSTAEEMALAAKVRELFATYREAEDLINIGAYVKGSNAKIDLAIAKYDALNAFFRQAIYEQCEHAQAVEGLAAIVNS; encoded by the coding sequence ATGTACGCCGACCGGATTGCGCGCGCCAGCACGGTCAAGCAGTTTGGCAGAGTCTCCCAGGTAGTCGGACTGGTCATCGAATCGATCGGTCCGGCCGTTTCCATCGGCCGGCTTTGCCGCATCGAAAACCAGGAAGACGGTTCCTATATCAAAGCTGAGGTTGTCGGGTTTCGCGACAACCGTTTGCTTTTGATGCCGCTCGGACCGATCTCGGGTATTACGCCGGGGGCGATAGTGACCTCGACCGGCGAGCAGTTGCGTGTGCCGGTGTCATCACGTCTCATCGGGCGGGTGCTGGGGGGTCTGGGGCAGCCACTTGACGGCAAAGGACCGATTGCCAGTTCGACCACCCGAGCTGTCAATGGCCGCGCGATCGCAGCCCTGGCACGCCAGCGAATCACCCAGCCGCTCCGGACCGGTATCAAAGCGATCGATCTCTTATCAACTGTCGGAAAAGGGCAGAGGATGGGTATTTTTGCCGGCTCCGGTATTGGCAAATCGGTCATGTTGGGCATGATGGCGAGAAGCTCATCAGCCGACGTCAACGTGATAGCATTGGTCGGCGAACGGGGGAGAGAGGTGCGCGAGTTCATCGAACGCGATCTCGGTCCCAAAGGAATGGAGCGTTCGGTTGTTGTCGCTGTGACCTCTGACCAACCGGCGTTGATACGTATCAAGGGGGCGCTGGTGGCGACCACTATCGCCGAATATTTTCGTGACCAGGGAAACGATGTCATGCTCCTGATGGATTCGGTGACGCGTTTGGCCATGGCCCAGCGTGAGATCGGTCTGGCCGTGGGGGAGCCGCCCGCCACCAAGGGGTACACGCCTTCGGTGTTTGCGATGTTGCCTGGCCTGCTCGAACGGGCCGGCACCAGCGAGCGCGGCTCGATCACCGGACTTTACACGGTGCTGGTGGAAGGGGACGATTTCAACGAGCCGATATCGGATGCCGTGCGCTCGATTCTCGACGGTCACGTCGCGCTCTCCAGAAAACTTGCGGCGCTGAACCAGTATCCGGCTGTGGACTGTCTTGATTCCATCAGCCGTCTGATGAAAGATGTGTCGACGGCCGAAGAGATGGCACTGGCGGCGAAAGTGCGTGAGCTGTTTGCAACCTACCGTGAGGCCGAAGATCTCATCAACATCGGCGCGTATGTCAAAGGGTCAAACGCGAAGATCGATCTGGCGATAGCCAAATATGACGCGCTGAATGCGTTCTTCCGTCAGGCGATATACGAGCAGTGCGAACATGCACAGGCGGTTGAGGGATTGGCGGCGATCGTCAATTCCTGA
- a CDS encoding FliH/SctL family protein, with translation MSKIVRNVTDAPVVFIGERQRDLQAETKAVRILAEHYPTVECITSGDDVKFIPITEVVKFERALQQAQESARDEGYQSGHEAGVRKGLDEARQVLARFDQAIKDAVTQRETLLQQAKSRILELVLQVSRKVTFDAIEADREATVELINGVINQLIDRSRLKIRVHPDFLPIMEQNMNRFLSSSAAIKEITFEADPRVRHGGCFIETPTGDIDARIESQFDVIADTLVGAEESA, from the coding sequence TTGTCTAAGATTGTCCGAAATGTCACGGACGCGCCGGTGGTGTTTATCGGCGAACGGCAACGAGACCTGCAAGCTGAGACGAAAGCTGTCCGCATCCTGGCCGAGCATTATCCGACAGTCGAGTGCATTACCAGCGGCGACGACGTTAAGTTCATCCCGATCACCGAAGTCGTCAAGTTCGAACGGGCATTACAGCAGGCGCAGGAGTCTGCGCGGGATGAAGGATACCAATCGGGGCATGAGGCCGGGGTGCGCAAAGGGCTCGACGAGGCCCGCCAGGTACTGGCGCGATTCGACCAGGCCATCAAAGATGCAGTGACGCAGCGCGAGACCCTCCTGCAGCAAGCGAAGTCGCGCATTCTCGAACTGGTGCTGCAAGTAAGTCGCAAAGTGACATTCGATGCCATCGAGGCTGACCGCGAGGCGACGGTCGAGCTCATCAACGGCGTCATCAATCAGCTCATCGATCGGTCCCGGCTCAAAATCCGAGTGCACCCGGACTTTCTTCCGATCATGGAACAGAATATGAACCGATTCCTGAGCAGTTCGGCCGCGATCAAAGAGATAACCTTCGAGGCGGACCCCAGGGTCCGCCACGGCGGCTGTTTTATCGAAACTCCCACCGGCGATATTGACGCCAGGATCGAATCGCAGTTTGACGTGATCGCCGACACGCTGGTCGGCGCCGAGGAGTCGGCTTGA
- the flgG gene encoding flagellar basal-body rod protein FlgG gives MIKAMRTAASGMMAQQMNVDNIANNLANVNTSGFKKSKLEFQDVLYQNYRKAGSASAVGAQVPTGLAVGYGTRPASSTREFSPGDLQQTGNPLDLAIDGDGFFQIQRPDGTTAYTRDGSFKISADGRVVTSDGYFLLPQITIPDNTTSIAVGGDGMIEVIQFGQDTPAQLGQLELARFINPAGLSAIGKNLLVPTAASGTATTNVPTQGGLGTIDQGYLEMSNVSVVDEMVNMIVAQRAYEMNSKAIQTADDMAQIANNLKR, from the coding sequence ATGATTAAAGCAATGCGAACGGCTGCATCGGGCATGATGGCGCAGCAGATGAATGTTGACAACATCGCCAACAACCTGGCGAACGTCAACACGAGCGGCTTTAAGAAAAGCAAACTGGAATTTCAGGACGTGCTGTACCAGAACTACCGCAAAGCGGGGTCTGCGTCGGCCGTCGGCGCACAGGTGCCAACCGGCCTGGCGGTCGGCTATGGGACCCGCCCGGCATCGAGTACCCGCGAATTTTCCCCCGGCGATCTGCAGCAAACCGGCAACCCGCTCGATCTGGCGATCGATGGTGACGGGTTTTTCCAGATTCAGCGACCGGACGGCACCACCGCCTACACGCGCGACGGGTCGTTCAAGATTTCTGCAGATGGTCGAGTGGTGACGTCCGACGGTTACTTTCTATTGCCGCAGATCACAATTCCAGACAACACGACCTCAATAGCAGTGGGAGGGGACGGCATGATCGAAGTCATCCAGTTCGGACAGGATACACCCGCGCAACTCGGGCAATTGGAATTGGCTCGGTTCATCAATCCGGCTGGTCTGTCAGCGATTGGCAAGAACCTGCTGGTTCCCACGGCGGCATCGGGCACGGCCACTACCAACGTGCCGACCCAGGGCGGATTGGGAACGATCGATCAGGGGTATCTGGAAATGTCCAATGTCTCGGTGGTGGATGAAATGGTGAACATGATTGTCGCCCAGCGAGCGTACGAAATGAACTCCAAGGCGATCCAGACGGCCGATGACATGGCGCAGATCGCCAACAACCTCAAGAGATGA
- the flgA gene encoding flagellar basal body P-ring formation chaperone FlgA: protein MKRGFPFTACKVMLALVMTVSVEAVTLDETIAQQVLAQNHLDANYYEIQVISNRLKTTDMGDLTATVRPIGTKEPLGLYTVYVAVERQDSVVESGQVNLKIRKFADVLVARGPVGRHELVSPENAELQRREISAVYDQPIVSWQELSGRRLSRALGKGQIITAGALEPIPDIEVGREVAIVCTDGAITVTASGQALQKGRAGEYVRVKNRTSGKIVVAKVIDQTTVTVMP from the coding sequence ATGAAACGAGGATTTCCTTTCACCGCCTGTAAAGTGATGCTGGCTTTGGTCATGACCGTCTCCGTGGAGGCAGTGACGCTGGATGAGACAATCGCGCAGCAGGTGCTCGCGCAGAATCATCTCGATGCGAACTACTACGAAATACAGGTCATTTCGAACCGGTTGAAGACGACGGATATGGGTGACCTGACGGCTACCGTACGCCCCATCGGCACCAAGGAGCCGCTTGGTCTGTACACCGTGTATGTCGCGGTCGAGCGACAAGACAGTGTCGTGGAGTCCGGGCAGGTCAATCTGAAGATAAGAAAATTCGCCGATGTGCTCGTGGCCCGTGGGCCGGTCGGGCGACACGAGCTTGTTTCTCCTGAGAATGCCGAGCTTCAGCGGAGGGAGATCAGCGCCGTGTACGATCAGCCGATCGTTTCGTGGCAGGAACTGAGCGGACGGCGCCTGAGCCGCGCGCTCGGCAAAGGACAGATAATCACTGCCGGTGCGCTCGAACCAATCCCTGACATTGAGGTCGGGCGGGAGGTGGCAATCGTCTGCACGGACGGAGCTATCACGGTTACCGCTTCGGGGCAGGCACTTCAGAAGGGGCGTGCCGGTGAGTATGTGCGAGTCAAAAATAGGACATCCGGCAAAATCGTGGTCGCCAAAGTGATCGACCAGACCACCGTCACCGTGATGCCGTGA
- the flgF gene encoding flagellar basal-body rod protein FlgF gives MLNRLTENYMIKGMYTSASGMIPRVKKQELVANNVANAATAGYKKDAIFIRELSKAEQKLTPKQTDWQKPMVNETYVDYTPGTFDRTDNPLDLAIDGDGFFRLQDQDGNEFLTRSGTFQVDNAGFLSYPGGFRVIGESGPLLVGNGAVNVGQGGEIEVDGNQTGRIIPMTVDNMDKLEKVGGSLFRVPDGVQTSPAANAMLRQGYLETSNVDIVREMVDMMIAYRTYETNAKALQVQDESLDTLFKRVAGNG, from the coding sequence ATGCTCAATCGTCTGACGGAGAACTATATGATCAAGGGTATGTACACCTCGGCGTCCGGTATGATCCCGCGCGTGAAGAAGCAGGAACTGGTGGCGAATAACGTCGCCAATGCCGCCACTGCGGGCTACAAGAAGGACGCCATATTCATACGGGAACTCTCGAAAGCTGAGCAGAAACTCACCCCCAAGCAGACCGACTGGCAGAAACCAATGGTCAATGAGACCTATGTTGATTACACGCCGGGGACATTTGATCGCACCGACAATCCGTTAGACCTGGCTATCGACGGCGACGGTTTCTTTCGCTTGCAGGATCAGGATGGGAACGAGTTCCTGACCCGCTCCGGCACATTTCAGGTCGACAATGCCGGCTTCCTTAGCTATCCCGGGGGCTTCAGGGTGATCGGCGAAAGCGGGCCGTTACTGGTCGGCAACGGTGCGGTCAATGTAGGACAGGGTGGGGAAATCGAAGTGGACGGCAATCAGACTGGACGGATAATCCCAATGACCGTTGACAATATGGACAAACTCGAGAAAGTGGGGGGCTCACTGTTCCGGGTGCCGGATGGCGTGCAGACTTCGCCGGCGGCCAATGCGATGCTTCGCCAAGGGTATTTGGAAACCTCCAATGTAGACATCGTCCGCGAGATGGTGGACATGATGATAGCATACCGCACCTATGAAACGAATGCCAAGGCGCTTCAGGTGCAGGATGAATCGCTGGACACGCTGTTCAAGCGGGTCGCCGGTAACGGATAG